A portion of the Phyllopteryx taeniolatus isolate TA_2022b chromosome 15, UOR_Ptae_1.2, whole genome shotgun sequence genome contains these proteins:
- the smad4a gene encoding mothers against decapentaplegic homolog 4a isoform X1, translated as MSIANTPTSNDACLSIVHSLMCHRQGGESESFAKRAIESLVKKLKEKKDELDSLITAITTNGAHPSKCVTIQRTLDGRLQVAGRKGFPHVVYARLWRWPDLHKNELKHVKYCQYAFDLKCDNVCVNPYHYERVVSPGIDLSGLTLSSTGPLMVKDEYDYDNQQSHPSADSHLQTIQHPPSRPGPPEPFGSPALLPPPEVSGSASASAFSAISAGPSSETSSALRHSTGRIVSSEFLTFTFTDSTPNWSRSSSFTPAVPPHQNGHLQHHTPMPHTGHYWSVSSEIAFQPPISNHPAPEYWCSIAYFEMDVQVGETFKVPSTCPIVTVDGYVDPSGGDRFCLGQLSNVHRTENIERARLHIGKGVQLECKGEGDVWVRCLSDHAVFVQSYYLDREAGRAPGDAVHKIYPSAYIKVFDLRQCHRQMQQQAATAQAAAAAQAAAVAGNIPGPGSVGGIAPAISLSAAAGIGVDDLRRLCILRMSFVKGWGPDYPRQSIKETPCWIEIHLHRALQLLDEVLHTMPIADPQPLD; from the exons ATGTCCATCGCCAACACCCCCACGAGCAATGACGCCTGCCTGAGCATCGTGCACAGCCTGATGTGCCACAGACAAGGCGGCGAGAGCGAGAGCTTCGCCAAGCGAGCCATCGAGAGCCTGGTCAAGAAGCTGAAGGAGAAAAAGGACGAGCTGGACTCCCTCATCACGGCCATCACGACCaacggagcccatcccagcaagTGCGTGACCATACAGCGCACTTTGGACGGCCGCCTACAG gtcGCGGGACGTAAAGGTTTCCCCCACGTGGTCTACGCGCGACTGTGGCGGTGGCCCGATCTGCACAAGAACGAGTTAAAACACGTCAAATACTGCCAGTATGCTTTTGACCTCAAATGTGACAATGTTTGCGTCAATCCGTACCACTACGAGAGAGTGGTCTCGCCAGGAATTG ACCTATCAGGACTAACACTTTCAAGCACAG GTCCACTCATGGTAAAAGACGAGTATGACTACGACAACCAGCAGTCTCACCCCAGCGCCGACAGCCACCTGCAGACCATCCAGCATCCTCCGTCCAGGCCCGGCCCGCCAGAGCCCTTCGGCAGCCCCGCGCTACTTCCGCCGCCGGAGGTCAGCGGCTCGGCTTCAGCGTCCGCCTTCTCCGCCATCAGCGCGGGACCCTCAAGTGAGACATCGAGTGCTCTTCGCCATTCAACCGGTAGGATTGTCTCAAGTGAGTTTCTAACTTTTACATTTACAGATTCCACCCCCAACTGGAGCAGAAGCAGCAGCTTCACACCTGCGGTGCCGCCACATCAAAATGGTCACCTGCAACACCATACGCCCATGCCTCACACGGGGCATTACT GGTCTGTTAGCAGTGAAATCGCATTCCAGCCGCCGATCTCCAACCACCCGG CTCCAGAATACTGGTGCTCCATCGCGTACTTTGAGATGGACGTCCAGGTTGGCGAAACGTTCAAGGTGCCCTCCACGTGCCCGATAGTGACGGTGGACGGTTACGTGGACCCCTCCGGAGGCGACCGCTTCTGCCTGGGCCAGCTCAGCAACGTCCACAGGACGGAAAACATCGAGAGAGCCAG GCTCCACATCGGCAAAGGCGTGCAGCTGGAGTGCAAAGGCGAAGGAGACGTGTGGGTGCGCTGCTTGAGCGACCACGCCGTGTTCGTGCAGAGCTACTACCTGGACCGAGAGGCGGGACGTGCCCCCGGGGATGCAGTGCACAAGATCTACCCCAGCGCTTACATCAAG GTGTTTGACCTTCGTCAGTGCCACCGGCAGATGCAGCAACAGGCGGCCACGGCccaagcggcggcggcggcccagGCGGCGGCGGTGGCCGGGAATATACCCGGTCCGGGTTCTGTGGGTGGCATAGCTCCTGCAATCA GTTTGTCGGCAGCGGCGGGCATCGGTGTGGACGACCTGCGCCGGCTGTGCATCCTGCGTATGAGCTTCGTCAAGGGCTGGGGCCCCGACTACCCGCGACAAAGCATCAAGGAGACGCCCTGCTGGATCGAGATCCACCTCCACCGCGCTCTGCAGCTGCTGGACGAGGTGCTGCACACCATGCCCATCGCGGATCCGCAGCCTCTTGACTAA
- the smad4a gene encoding mothers against decapentaplegic homolog 4a isoform X2, with the protein MSIANTPTSNDACLSIVHSLMCHRQGGESESFAKRAIESLVKKLKEKKDELDSLITAITTNGAHPSKCVTIQRTLDGRLQVAGRKGFPHVVYARLWRWPDLHKNELKHVKYCQYAFDLKCDNVCVNPYHYERVVSPGIDLSGLTLSSTGPLMVKDEYDYDNQQSHPSADSHLQTIQHPPSRPGPPEPFGSPALLPPPEVSGSASASAFSAISAGPSNSTPNWSRSSSFTPAVPPHQNGHLQHHTPMPHTGHYWSVSSEIAFQPPISNHPAPEYWCSIAYFEMDVQVGETFKVPSTCPIVTVDGYVDPSGGDRFCLGQLSNVHRTENIERARLHIGKGVQLECKGEGDVWVRCLSDHAVFVQSYYLDREAGRAPGDAVHKIYPSAYIKVFDLRQCHRQMQQQAATAQAAAAAQAAAVAGNIPGPGSVGGIAPAISLSAAAGIGVDDLRRLCILRMSFVKGWGPDYPRQSIKETPCWIEIHLHRALQLLDEVLHTMPIADPQPLD; encoded by the exons ATGTCCATCGCCAACACCCCCACGAGCAATGACGCCTGCCTGAGCATCGTGCACAGCCTGATGTGCCACAGACAAGGCGGCGAGAGCGAGAGCTTCGCCAAGCGAGCCATCGAGAGCCTGGTCAAGAAGCTGAAGGAGAAAAAGGACGAGCTGGACTCCCTCATCACGGCCATCACGACCaacggagcccatcccagcaagTGCGTGACCATACAGCGCACTTTGGACGGCCGCCTACAG gtcGCGGGACGTAAAGGTTTCCCCCACGTGGTCTACGCGCGACTGTGGCGGTGGCCCGATCTGCACAAGAACGAGTTAAAACACGTCAAATACTGCCAGTATGCTTTTGACCTCAAATGTGACAATGTTTGCGTCAATCCGTACCACTACGAGAGAGTGGTCTCGCCAGGAATTG ACCTATCAGGACTAACACTTTCAAGCACAG GTCCACTCATGGTAAAAGACGAGTATGACTACGACAACCAGCAGTCTCACCCCAGCGCCGACAGCCACCTGCAGACCATCCAGCATCCTCCGTCCAGGCCCGGCCCGCCAGAGCCCTTCGGCAGCCCCGCGCTACTTCCGCCGCCGGAGGTCAGCGGCTCGGCTTCAGCGTCCGCCTTCTCCGCCATCAGCGCGGGACCCTCAA ATTCCACCCCCAACTGGAGCAGAAGCAGCAGCTTCACACCTGCGGTGCCGCCACATCAAAATGGTCACCTGCAACACCATACGCCCATGCCTCACACGGGGCATTACT GGTCTGTTAGCAGTGAAATCGCATTCCAGCCGCCGATCTCCAACCACCCGG CTCCAGAATACTGGTGCTCCATCGCGTACTTTGAGATGGACGTCCAGGTTGGCGAAACGTTCAAGGTGCCCTCCACGTGCCCGATAGTGACGGTGGACGGTTACGTGGACCCCTCCGGAGGCGACCGCTTCTGCCTGGGCCAGCTCAGCAACGTCCACAGGACGGAAAACATCGAGAGAGCCAG GCTCCACATCGGCAAAGGCGTGCAGCTGGAGTGCAAAGGCGAAGGAGACGTGTGGGTGCGCTGCTTGAGCGACCACGCCGTGTTCGTGCAGAGCTACTACCTGGACCGAGAGGCGGGACGTGCCCCCGGGGATGCAGTGCACAAGATCTACCCCAGCGCTTACATCAAG GTGTTTGACCTTCGTCAGTGCCACCGGCAGATGCAGCAACAGGCGGCCACGGCccaagcggcggcggcggcccagGCGGCGGCGGTGGCCGGGAATATACCCGGTCCGGGTTCTGTGGGTGGCATAGCTCCTGCAATCA GTTTGTCGGCAGCGGCGGGCATCGGTGTGGACGACCTGCGCCGGCTGTGCATCCTGCGTATGAGCTTCGTCAAGGGCTGGGGCCCCGACTACCCGCGACAAAGCATCAAGGAGACGCCCTGCTGGATCGAGATCCACCTCCACCGCGCTCTGCAGCTGCTGGACGAGGTGCTGCACACCATGCCCATCGCGGATCCGCAGCCTCTTGACTAA
- the LOC133489799 gene encoding bone morphogenetic protein 10-like — translation MTLESDIFSLSFLLVTLTALSSSGPVRPPESRPRRPTLVRDALLDAQDFLSHFLSTLNLTGQRELEQRPLTSPKKPPEYMQELFERFANDRAAVPSANIVRSFKNEDSSQSGVTASGVRTHPLLFNISVPHHEHITRAELHLFTLVQRAQRPLSGLECKVTVYKVHDGVVWTREVGKEVRRRDQEEESKDLEELVTTYIHAKDNSWVFLDMTHTVALWRKYGHATHKLQVHVAISGPEEAETRDEGEVFVDIGRSVEEKHNAMMIVFSDDPNNGDNAHEGDRPENDEPSPFRPFVDRNRDGPKLIYETPARARRGVKGEACKRTPLFVDFKEIGWDTWIIQPVGYEAYMCNGVCGPSMTSEVSPTKHAIVQTLLSVKSPERASRACCVPTKLEPISLLYFDNGVITFNHKYEGMVVAECGCR, via the exons ATGACCCTCGAGTCTGACATCTTCTCCTTGAGTTTCCTTCTGGTCACGTTGACCGCCTTGAGCTCGAGCGGGCCCGTCAGGCCTCCCGAGAGTCGTCCCCGGAGGCCTACGCTCGTTCGGGATGCGCTGCTTGACGCGCAAGACTTTCTCAGCCACTTTCTGTCTACACTGAACCTCACGGGGCAGAGGGAACTGGAACAGAGGCCCCTAACCTCCCCAAAGAAGCCACCAGAGTATATGCAGGAACTCTTCGAGCGATTTGCCAACGATCGCGCGGCCGTGCCCTCGGCCAACATTGTGCGCAGTTTCAAGAACGAAG ATTCTTCCCAGTCTGGAGTGACAGCCAGTGGTGTAAGGACACATCCCTTGCTCTTCAACATCTCCGTGCCCCACCATGAGCACATCACCAGAGCCGAGCTTCACCTTTTCACCCTCGTCCAGAGGGCCCAGAGACCCCTTTCCGGCCTAGAGTGCAAGGTGACCGTTTACAAAGTGCACGACGGTGTGGTTTGGACCAGGGAGGTTGGGAAAGAGGTGAGAAGGCGGGATCAAGAGGAGGAGTCCAAGGACCTGGAGGAACTGGTGACCACGTACATCCACGCCAAAGATAACAGTTGGGTGTTCTTGGATATGACTCACACGGTTGCACTCTGGCGGAAGTACGGCCACGCGACGCACAAGCTGCAGGTCCATGTCGCGATCTCAGGGCCCGAGGAGGCGGAAACGCGGGACGAGGGCGAGGTCTTTGTGGACATCGGGCGAAGCGTGGAGGAGAAGCACAACGCGATGATGATCGTCTTCTCGGACGATCCGAACAATGGCGATAACGCGCACGAGGGGGACCGTCCTGAGAACGACGAGCCGAGTCCGTTCCGGCCGTTTGTCGACCGCAACCGGGACGGGCCGAAGCTCATCTACGAAACCCCCGCTCGGGCCCGCCGCGGTGTCAAGGGAGAAGCCTGCAAGAGAACTCCGCTGTTTGTGGATTTTAAAGAAATTGGCTGGGATACGTGGATCATCCAGCCGGTGGGCTACGAGGCCTACATGTGCAACGGCGTGTGCGGCCCGTCCATGACCTCCGAGGTCTCGCCCACCAAACACGCTATCGTGCAGACGCTGCTGAGTGTTAAGAGTCCGGAGAGGGCATCGCGTGCCTGCTGTGTACCCACTAAGCTGGAGCCCATTTCGCTCCTTTATTTCGATAACGGGGTGATCACCTTCAACCACAAATATGAGGGCATGGTAGTGGCAGAGTGTGGCTGCAGATAg